The window ATGAGCGAATTTCAAAAATGAGAATTGTTATTGAAAATGTTTTTGCTATACTTAAAAAATTTAAAATTATTAGTGAAAAATATCGAAATCGTAGAAAAAGATTTGCTTTAAGATTTAATTTAATAGCTTCAATTTATAATTTACAACTATTAGTTTAAATATATTTGATAATTTAAAATTTCAGTCTTTTTTTATTGTAAATAATAATTTTTATTATGTTTTAATAACAAAATATTTGTAAAAATAATCTAAAAATTATTTTAATAACACTTTTATATTTATTTTAAATTTAAAAATTATAATTATCATATTAATTTTGCAAGAAGTCTACTGTATCTTTTTTGCAAGGTATTTTAAAGTTAGGGACGCGTAAAGTTTTGTTAGGTAGGTAAAGATTTGAATAAATATTAAGACAGTCAGTACTGACTGTCTTTTTATTTTATAAGGTATTAAAAATTTGTTCTTTGAAAATTAAATACAAGTGAGTTAATAATGTTGGTATGTATTAAAGCACGATAAATTGTGGGTGGTCGCCATAACCAAAAGAAGTTTACCAGTTAATAGATAACATCCTATTAGCTATAGCAATTTGTTTCGTTTTGCAATAAAAAAATGAATGGGTGGATTTCCTAAAAATATACACGCTATTAAATTAGTTTCAAGGGCAGGATGCGGATGTTAAAGTGTAGAAATTTCTATGAATAGGGGTATGCTAAGTTTAAAATTATTAAAATCTTTATCTAATTAAAAAACAAAATTTAATAACAAAGCTTGTTAAACACTTAAATCTGCGATATATAAGTGTTTAAAAAACTAGTTATTTTTCTTTCAAAATTAATCAAATATTTTTCCACCTAACAAAACTTTACGCGTCCGTTTCACAAATAACCCGAATATTATTATCTGGATCTGAAATAGATTTAATAATGTCATTATCTAATAATTTTTTTAAAACATTATTACATAAATCAGATAAAAATTTTTTAGAATCCCATTCATCAACTTTTACTACTTCTGTTTTTATATAATTATTGTTTTGTCTTTTATTTCTATTTAAATTTTCTAAATTATTTGTTTGCGAATAATTAACTTCACTACTTTCTAATTTAATTTGTTGTTCTTTTGCTGAAGTCGGACTGTTTGCAACCAATGTTAATATTCCGCTTCCTGCAATTGTTATTGTTCCTAAAATTTCTAGTAATTTTTTCATATTAATTAAATTCCTTTCGTGAATTTTTACTAATTAATAAAATTTACAACACATTTTCCTTTCTCCAAATCTTAGTCTGGAATCTCTTTACTTTGGAATTTCATTAGACTTCTTGCAAAATTAATTTAAAATATAATTGAATTGTTGTTTTTAATAAAAAGGTGGAATTTAAATGAAATTTAAAAAAAATAATCAAATAAGTGATAAAAATTTTTTAAGATTAACTGGTATTAAACATACTACTTTTAATAAAATGCTAGAAATTTTAAAAATAGAAGAATTAAAAAAGAGATTTCGTCGCGGAAGAACCAATAAATTATCATTAGAAAATCGTATTTTAATGACTTTAGAATATTGAAGAGAATATAGAACTTATTTTCATATTGCAAAAAGTTATGATATTAGTGAAAGTAGTTGTTATAGAAATATCAAATGAATTGAAGACACTTTAATAAAACACCCTAATTTTCAACAACTTACTGGTCAAAAATCACTATTAAAAGATTATTTCAAAGATAAGACTGTTATAATTGATGTAACTGAAAGCCAAATCCAACGCCCAAAAAAAGACAAAAACAGCACTACTCAGGAAAAAAGAAAAAACACACAATAAAAACACAAGTTATAATTGAAAAAGATAGTAAAAAAATTATTAGTTCTGATTTTTCTTATGGTAAAAACCATGACTTTAAAATTTTAAAAGATTCAAAAATTAAATTTTTACCAGAAACAACTGTTTTAGTGGATTTAGGTTATCAAGGCATACAAAAAATTAATCATAATGTTTTAATTCCTAAAAGAAAATCAAAGAAAAACCCTTTAAATAAAGAAGAAAAGCAAAATAATGAGCGAATTTCAAAAATGAGAATTGTTATTGAAAATGTTTTTGCTATACTTAAAAAATTTAAAATTATTAGTGAAAAATATCGAAATCGTAGAAAAAGATTTGCTTTAAGATTTAATTTAATAGCTTCAATTTATAATTTACAACTATTAGTTTAAATATATTTGATAATTTAAAATTTCAGTCTTTTTTTATTGTAAATAATAATTTTTATTATGTTTTAATGACAAAATATTTGTAAAAATAATCTAAAAATTATTTTTAAATTTAAAAATTAATATGATAATTATAATTTTGCAAGAAGTCTATTATATACCAACAAACAAAAATTTTTACTTTTTTTAAGTCATTAAATATGAATAAATTACTATGATCGTTCAAACAAATTTATAGAATAGCAATAAATTTTAGAAAAACATTTATCATTAAAACAAAGAAAATAAGTTAAGTAAATTTAACTTTGTTAAAATTATTCTACCAAGAAAGGTGATTTTTTTTATGTTAAAAATTAATAATAATGTAAAAATGTTAGAAAACAAACATTGATTCAGTTTATTCGCAACCCATAAAAATATGTACACCAACAAATGCGAACAACTAGCTAATGAATACGAAAAATTAGATGAATATTTATATAAATATCATTATCGGTTAAAACAAGGTTATAAAGTAGTTCATTTTGCATCAAGAACAATTATTACAATTTTTGGTGAAGTTATTTTTAAACGACGCCGATATAAATATTGAAATCAAAAATCAGGTAAATTTGAATATGTATGTTTACTAGATAAAGAAATTGGTTTATTGCCCAAACAACGCATTTATTTTGATGTTCAATTTAAAGTTTTAAATCTTTTGGGTGATGGTAAACGGTATCGCGATGTTTTAGATACTCTAAATCATTGTTATATTTCAAAAGCTAGTATTTCAAGTATTTTAAATAAATACAATATTGCTGAATATTTTCAACTAGCAGAAAAAGAAACTAAAACTAGAATTGATGTCAAAAATAAGGATTTATATATTCAACTAGATGAGACATTTTTAGCGACATTAGATAAGAAAGTTAAACAAGACCAAAGAATTCGTTTAGTTACTTTTCATACCGGACATAAAGAAAAAAATTACAAAAATGCTCGTAGAGAATTAGAAAACAAACGAGGTCATTTTCTAATATTAAAAGTTGGTAAACGAATAAATACGATGGATTATCGTGATTTATTAATTAAGGAATTACAAAAACATTATGTAAATATTAATTATGACAAAATAATTGTTTGTGGCGATGGTGATACTTGAATTAGAGAAATTGCCAATAGTTTTGGTAATGTTAGATATATTTTAGATGGTTATCACGCTATTAAAAAATTAAAACAAACGGCATTTAATATTATTTTTGAAAATCGCAAAGTAACACTAAATAGTTGAATTAAATTATATAAGGATGGAAATCATCAAGAATTAATCAAAAACATTCGCAATGTTGCTAAAAATGAATTAAATAAAAATATTAAAACAAATTTAAGGAAGGCTAGTAATTATTTCAGTAATAATAAGCAAGGTATTCATAATCAAAATTTAGAATGAAATATCGGTTGTAGCATTGAAAGTGATGTATCGCATTTAGTAAAACAACAATTAGGATATGGAGCAAAAATATATAATCATAAGAATTTAAATAACTTATTACATTTAAGAATGGCAAATTTAAACAAATTAAATGTATTGCATTACATTAATGAAAATATTAATTCAGAAATAGAAATCAGAAAAGAAATATATAAAAATTCATTATGAAATAAATATAATAATAAAAATGATGATAGTTGAATTAATTATAAAGGTAATGCTGTAACAAATAAATATAATAGATTTAAGTAAGTAAAAATATTAGTTAAAATTTAATAAAATTAATAATTTTTCATTTTAATTTTGTCGAAAACTCTTGATAAAATAAAAAAAATCATCAACTTGATAATTTTAAAAGGCTTTTATGTAAAATTACTATTTTTACTTTAACTTTTTTATACATTAAAATATAATACCGCTGTTTGTTGGTTTGGAGTTAAACCCTTATGTTGGTATTTTCATTTTCAGAGATTTAAATAATTTTGAATATTAGTAAAACCTAAACCATGATAATGAATTAAGGCTTCTTTAAGACTAGATTGTAATTTACTGATTTTATTTAAGTTACGATAACTAGCTTCAGGATTAATTGTTGTTTTAGTTACACATAAAGTAGAATTTGTTTGTTTTGCTACTAAAAAATATAATTTTTGCATATCAGAAGTAATAATTGAATTTTCGTTAATTAATTCTTTGTTCATATTTTCAATAACTCATTGTTTTTGTAAACGTTTGGTGTTT is drawn from Spiroplasma endosymbiont of Clivina fossor and contains these coding sequences:
- a CDS encoding transposase family protein → MKFKKNNQISDKNFLRLTGIKHTTFNKMLEILKIEELKKRFRRGRTNKLSLENRILMTLEYWREYRTYFHIAKSYDISESSCYRNIKWIEDTLIKHPNFQQLTGQKSLLKDYFKDKTVIIDVTESQIQRPKKDKNSTTQEKRKNTQ
- a CDS encoding transposase family protein; this encodes MKTQVIIEKDSKKIISSDFSYGKNHDFKILKDSKIKFLPETTVLVDLGYQGIQKINHNVLIPKRKSKKNPLNKEEKQNNERISKMRIVIENVFAILKKFKIISEKYRNRRKRFALRFNLIASIYNLQLLV
- a CDS encoding Mbov_0401 family ICE element transposase-like protein, whose product is MLKINNNVKMLENKHWFSLFATHKNMYTNKCEQLANEYEKLDEYLYKYHYRLKQGYKVVHFASRTIITIFGEVIFKRRRYKYWNQKSGKFEYVCLLDKEIGLLPKQRIYFDVQFKVLNLLGDGKRYRDVLDTLNHCYISKASISSILNKYNIAEYFQLAEKETKTRIDVKNKDLYIQLDETFLATLDKKVKQDQRIRLVTFHTGHKEKNYKNARRELENKRGHFLILKVGKRINTMDYRDLLIKELQKHYVNINYDKIIVCGDGDTWIREIANSFGNVRYILDGYHAIKKLKQTAFNIIFENRKVTLNSWIKLYKDGNHQELIKNIRNVAKNELNKNIKTNLRKASNYFSNNKQGIHNQNLEWNIGCSIESDVSHLVKQQLGYGAKIYNHKNLNNLLHLRMANLNKLNVLHYINENINSEIEIRKEIYKNSLWNKYNNKNDDSWINYKGNAVTNKYNRFK